From the genome of Bacteroidales bacterium, one region includes:
- a CDS encoding histidine kinase — MTLLSLAPILATRHLPIKFYLISIPLFFINIYIVWAINLIITHIAERQEQNRKTKALKYISSYIFSSLASGFFVLFIKSSNIYANFESVNAHPHTHSMGNLSPFVMAIVTNTFVLFIQEMVLLHDKKTKFELENARLKLENMEAAKNQLKKQIHPHFLFNSMSILKSLIKENPSLAEEYIIRLSGFLRASISSVESNTVKLKDELKLCTDFIEMQKIRFGNALIFEYNIPDDIVRTANIPGFALQVLLENAIKHNALTEDSPLKLCVRYSNGWLTVENNIQQKMSLESSTKMGLKNLSERYKILTGSDIVIENSDEKFKVTIKVIENESCNHRR, encoded by the coding sequence ATGACTTTACTGTCGTTGGCTCCAATTTTAGCTACACGGCATCTCCCGATAAAGTTTTATTTGATATCCATTCCCCTGTTTTTCATAAATATCTATATTGTTTGGGCTATCAACCTAATAATTACACATATAGCCGAAAGACAGGAGCAAAACCGTAAAACAAAGGCACTTAAATATATATCCTCTTATATCTTTTCGTCACTAGCTTCCGGATTTTTTGTTTTGTTTATAAAATCATCAAACATATATGCCAATTTTGAGAGTGTTAATGCTCATCCACACACGCATTCAATGGGAAATTTGTCGCCATTTGTGATGGCAATTGTTACAAATACTTTTGTGTTGTTTATTCAGGAAATGGTTTTGTTGCACGATAAGAAAACAAAGTTTGAGTTGGAGAATGCCCGACTAAAGTTAGAAAACATGGAAGCTGCTAAAAATCAACTAAAAAAACAGATACATCCGCATTTTTTGTTTAACTCGATGAGCATTTTGAAGTCGCTGATTAAGGAAAACCCATCATTAGCCGAGGAGTATATAATTCGCCTTTCGGGATTTCTGCGAGCGTCAATATCGTCTGTCGAGAGCAATACTGTAAAACTTAAAGATGAGTTGAAGCTTTGCACCGATTTTATTGAAATGCAAAAAATACGTTTTGGAAATGCGTTGATTTTTGAATATAATATACCCGACGATATTGTCAGAACCGCCAATATACCAGGGTTTGCGCTACAAGTACTGTTAGAAAATGCCATAAAACACAATGCACTTACCGAAGACTCTCCCTTGAAGCTTTGCGTTAGATACTCAAATGGTTGGCTAACTGTCGAGAACAATATCCAGCAAAAGATGTCACTTGAGAGCAGCACAAAAATGGGTCTTAAAAATCTTTCGGAGCGATACAAAATACTTACGGGTAGCGACATCGTTATTGAAAATAGCGACGAGAAATTTAAAGTAACAATAAAAGTAATTGAGAATGAAAGTTGTAATCATAGAAGATGA
- a CDS encoding efflux RND transporter permease subunit, with the protein MSIYNSAVKKPISTIMIFVGVLIFGIYSYLQLPIDFFPKIDPPYLAVFAYYHGANAVDVEQNVTRKLEDGFGSLSNLKKITSSSKENISIVGLEFEWGANLDEATNEVRNAIGMIERSLPDEVETPTILKMSTSMMPVLVYTVSADESYPAIKDILDNRIVQPLNRVDGVGNIILVGAPIRAVMVDVDPRKIDAYNITVEQIAGILSANNINVPSGSLEIGNVDIPLRLQGEFKSSDEINNLVVSNYNGKTVYLRDIATVRDTLKYIKSFETANGEKNVRILIQKQSEANTVTVAKNLRDRMKQLEKNLPPDVEVNILMDASENTQRAIDNLSETLLYGLFFVVLVVLFFIGRWRATFIVAITIPISLIAGFIYMYLAGDTINIITLSSLAIAIGIVVDDAIVVLENITKKYERGGFAKESAIYGTSEVYLAVMAASLTIVAVFLPLTLLGGMTGILFKPLGFVVSITVLMSTVVSLSLTPVLASKMLKVKTPERKGFGGRIYWLSQDMLEAMDNFYEKTLTFVVGHRWLVVISAIVIFVSSMFLTKLLGSEFMPASDNDRISAQVKLAQGSNLSETVKTATYLDSVFSNKYPEISILSTSAGAGDENSLMSVFGETGNYIITYTMKMTPVADRERSIFEIADEMRKDIEKLPEVEKFYVDAGSSRSGMGGMGGGNILEVKIYGNDFDETSIVAENISNALKEIEGAKDVLISRDPEIPEIQLVLDNQKMTSFGLTTASVAVAVRNRVNGLTATKYKEDGNEYDVIVRYDEQYRQSTDDIANISIMTPQGRLVRLGEITKQERFYSPPKIERENKVRMIKVSSALSGADLGTVKTALEAEIAKMNIPQDVTIEFGGSAEDMQKTFADIVLLILLALILVYIVMASQFESLVEPLIIMFSVPFAFSGVFIALYIFNSTINVISLIGAVMLVGIVVKNGIILVDYTNLLVDRGYSLRQAVISAGRSRLRPVLMTSLTMILAMVPMIFFAGTGSEMWKPMAIAIFGGLTFSTLVTLVLIPTIYTIFGVGKIKRTRKHALLHSKTLNSI; encoded by the coding sequence ATGAGTATATATAATTCAGCCGTAAAGAAACCAATAAGCACCATTATGATATTTGTGGGCGTATTGATTTTCGGAATCTATTCGTATCTACAACTACCTATAGATTTTTTCCCTAAAATCGACCCGCCATATCTTGCCGTCTTCGCCTATTATCACGGTGCAAACGCTGTTGACGTTGAACAAAACGTTACCAGAAAACTTGAAGATGGATTTGGCTCACTATCAAATCTTAAGAAAATTACTTCAAGCTCAAAAGAGAACATCTCTATTGTCGGATTAGAATTTGAATGGGGCGCAAACCTCGACGAAGCCACAAACGAAGTACGGAATGCAATAGGCATGATTGAACGTTCGTTGCCAGACGAAGTTGAAACTCCAACAATATTAAAAATGAGTACAAGCATGATGCCTGTTTTAGTATATACGGTATCTGCAGACGAAAGCTATCCGGCAATTAAAGATATTTTGGACAACAGAATTGTTCAACCTTTAAACCGCGTTGACGGTGTTGGAAACATTATACTTGTTGGTGCCCCGATACGCGCCGTTATGGTTGACGTAGATCCCCGAAAAATTGATGCCTATAACATTACAGTCGAGCAGATTGCGGGTATTTTAAGTGCAAATAATATCAACGTACCATCGGGAAGCCTTGAAATAGGAAATGTTGATATCCCTTTAAGGCTGCAAGGCGAGTTTAAAAGTAGCGACGAGATTAACAACTTAGTTGTCAGTAATTACAACGGAAAAACTGTTTATTTAAGAGATATTGCAACCGTTAGAGATACATTAAAATATATTAAATCGTTCGAAACCGCCAATGGTGAAAAAAACGTTAGAATATTGATTCAAAAGCAATCGGAAGCTAACACCGTCACTGTAGCAAAAAATCTACGCGATAGAATGAAACAGTTGGAAAAAAACCTACCACCTGACGTTGAAGTAAATATTTTAATGGATGCTTCTGAAAACACACAAAGAGCTATTGATAATCTTTCCGAAACGTTACTTTATGGGTTGTTTTTTGTAGTATTAGTTGTCTTATTTTTTATAGGACGTTGGCGCGCAACATTTATTGTAGCCATTACAATACCTATATCGCTTATTGCCGGATTTATATACATGTATTTAGCGGGTGACACTATTAACATTATAACCCTTTCTTCGTTGGCAATTGCGATAGGTATAGTTGTTGACGACGCCATTGTTGTACTTGAAAATATTACCAAAAAGTATGAACGAGGCGGATTTGCCAAAGAGTCAGCTATTTATGGTACAAGTGAAGTCTATCTGGCAGTTATGGCTGCGTCTCTAACAATTGTTGCAGTATTCCTACCGCTTACCTTGCTTGGTGGCATGACAGGTATTTTGTTTAAACCTTTGGGTTTTGTCGTATCGATTACAGTATTGATGTCAACCGTTGTGTCACTTTCACTTACACCTGTTTTAGCATCGAAAATGTTGAAAGTTAAAACACCTGAAAGAAAAGGCTTTGGCGGTCGTATTTATTGGCTATCGCAGGATATGTTAGAGGCAATGGATAATTTTTACGAAAAAACTTTGACTTTCGTTGTCGGACATCGTTGGTTAGTAGTTATTTCGGCTATCGTTATTTTTGTTTCATCAATGTTTTTAACAAAACTATTGGGTTCAGAATTTATGCCAGCTTCCGATAACGACAGAATATCGGCACAAGTAAAACTTGCACAAGGCAGTAATCTTTCAGAAACTGTTAAAACAGCCACATACCTTGATTCTGTTTTTAGCAATAAATATCCTGAAATTAGTATCCTTTCAACCAGTGCAGGTGCAGGAGATGAAAATAGTTTAATGTCTGTGTTTGGTGAAACAGGAAACTACATTATCACTTACACAATGAAAATGACGCCTGTTGCTGATAGAGAACGCTCTATTTTTGAAATAGCAGACGAGATGCGTAAAGACATAGAAAAACTCCCAGAAGTTGAAAAATTTTATGTCGATGCAGGATCTTCTCGGTCAGGTATGGGTGGAATGGGTGGAGGAAACATATTAGAAGTAAAAATATATGGCAATGATTTTGACGAAACTAGTATTGTCGCCGAAAATATTTCAAATGCATTAAAAGAGATTGAAGGTGCAAAGGACGTATTAATTAGTCGTGACCCTGAAATACCTGAAATTCAATTGGTTCTTGATAATCAAAAAATGACATCGTTCGGTTTAACTACGGCTTCGGTTGCCGTAGCAGTAAGAAACCGTGTAAACGGGTTAACAGCAACAAAATACAAAGAAGATGGTAACGAATACGATGTTATTGTAAGATATGACGAACAGTACAGACAATCGACCGATGATATTGCAAATATCAGTATAATGACACCTCAAGGAAGATTGGTAAGGTTGGGCGAAATAACAAAACAAGAACGATTTTACTCACCACCTAAAATCGAACGCGAAAACAAGGTGAGAATGATTAAAGTGTCGTCAGCATTGTCGGGAGCGGATTTGGGAACAGTTAAAACAGCTCTTGAAGCCGAAATAGCAAAAATGAATATACCTCAAGATGTTACAATTGAGTTTGGCGGTAGTGCCGAAGATATGCAGAAAACATTTGCTGATATTGTATTGCTTATTTTACTCGCTCTTATACTTGTTTATATCGTAATGGCATCGCAGTTCGAATCGCTTGTAGAACCATTAATTATAATGTTTTCGGTACCATTCGCATTCTCCGGAGTTTTTATTGCGCTATATATCTTTAACTCAACGATAAACGTAATATCACTTATAGGTGCCGTGATGTTAGTCGGTATTGTAGTCAAAAACGGTATTATACTCGTTGATTACACTAACCTGTTGGTTGACAGGGGATACTCGCTACGACAAGCCGTTATTAGTGCTGGTCGCTCGCGACTAAGACCTGTTCTAATGACCTCGCTGACAATGATATTGGCAATGGTTCCGATGATATTCTTTGCAGGAACAGGCTCGGAAATGTGGAAACCTATGGCTATAGCGATATTTGGAGGTTTAACATTCTCGACATTGGTAACTTTGGTTCTAATTCCAACTATTTACACAATATTTGGTGTTGGGAAAATTAAACGTACACGTAAACACGCATTATTGCACAGTAAAACCCTAAATAGTATTTAA
- a CDS encoding Fic family protein has protein sequence MNFKILTSELLDEFTLILEESPIDKLNRIKKPELPVDYFQFYKSASSVYSSKIEGEDIDFDSYIKHKFMKVRFKADYTKRADDLYSAYEFIDSNKLTLENVKKAHAILSANLLHSSQQGAIRTNPMFVINSNDQIEYVATSPEQVSSELDKLFSDIKILQNRELNSFEIFYYASLIHLVFVKIHPFQDGNGRTARLIEKWFLLEKLGSKAHSIQLEKNYYLKLNDYYNNIKKIGVEYEELDYSKCLDFLLMTVKSLDEE, from the coding sequence ATGAATTTCAAAATTTTAACATCAGAGCTGTTAGACGAGTTTACTCTAATATTAGAAGAATCTCCTATTGACAAGCTGAACAGAATTAAGAAACCAGAGCTACCTGTCGATTACTTTCAGTTCTACAAGTCAGCCTCATCAGTTTATTCGTCTAAGATTGAGGGAGAAGATATTGATTTCGACAGCTATATAAAACACAAGTTTATGAAAGTGCGGTTCAAAGCAGACTACACCAAGAGAGCTGATGATTTATATTCTGCCTATGAGTTTATAGATTCAAACAAACTGACCCTTGAAAATGTTAAGAAAGCTCATGCAATATTAAGTGCAAATCTACTGCATAGCAGTCAGCAGGGAGCTATCCGAACAAATCCTATGTTTGTAATAAATAGCAATGACCAGATTGAATATGTTGCAACAAGTCCCGAACAGGTTAGTTCTGAATTAGATAAACTTTTTAGTGATATTAAGATACTGCAAAACAGAGAGTTAAACTCCTTTGAGATATTCTATTACGCTTCGTTAATTCATTTGGTTTTTGTAAAAATCCACCCTTTTCAAGACGGAAATGGTAGAACTGCGAGACTGATTGAAAAATGGTTCTTGTTGGAAAAGTTGGGCAGTAAAGCACACTCTATTCAATTAGAAAAAAATTATTATCTGAAACTGAATGATTACTACAACAATATCAAGAAAATTGGTGTTGAATACGAGGAGTTGGATTATAGCAAGTGCTTGGACTTCTTGTTGATGACGGTAAAATCGTTAGACGAGGAATAG
- a CDS encoding TolC family protein: protein MRRTIKKITTTILCSVALVATSIGQEQIEDIMIFSLDSAVSYSIEHNKQLVNSKYAIEKSGMQVKEAISAGLPQIQASLDYQNFLGASAIINFGPIPAKIPFNPTSNFQTTVSQLLFNGNYFVGIQLSKLAKEITEQVYEKDELNVKEQTIRAYYMVLVSEQVLKTMQSNRENIEDIYKKTSNMANIGVIEQIEAKKLSVMITTVDNAIKSTERQTELAYNLLRLQLGLGSDQKIKLEDTLEDLVDRFINNNESKQEFNLSANLDYKLVELQTEIAQKNVNMQRANFLPTLAAFYSYTEKIKKPEFDISPKNILGVTLNIPIFSGGQRYMKLSQAKVDLYSAENTLTLLQDQLTIQERQLNYTYQNLLEQYEYQKTNVEIAKEVLENVTLKHEQGMISSLELTNANSEYLKAETSYTGVLLELLNAELALRKLNSNL, encoded by the coding sequence ATGAGACGAACAATTAAAAAAATCACAACAACTATTCTGTGCTCTGTGGCTCTTGTGGCAACCTCGATAGGTCAAGAGCAAATAGAGGATATAATGATTTTTTCGTTGGATAGTGCTGTGAGTTACTCAATTGAACACAATAAGCAATTGGTAAACTCAAAATATGCTATCGAAAAATCAGGAATGCAAGTAAAAGAAGCTATTTCAGCGGGATTACCGCAAATTCAGGCATCACTCGATTATCAAAACTTTTTAGGAGCATCAGCAATAATAAATTTTGGACCAATACCTGCAAAAATTCCATTTAACCCTACCAGTAATTTTCAAACAACTGTTAGCCAACTTCTTTTTAATGGAAACTACTTTGTTGGTATCCAACTATCTAAGCTTGCAAAAGAGATAACCGAACAGGTTTACGAAAAAGACGAACTGAATGTTAAAGAACAGACAATCAGGGCTTACTACATGGTATTAGTTTCTGAACAAGTTTTGAAAACCATGCAGAGTAATCGCGAAAATATCGAAGATATATACAAGAAAACCAGCAACATGGCAAACATTGGTGTTATCGAACAAATTGAAGCCAAAAAGCTCTCTGTAATGATAACAACAGTTGATAATGCCATAAAATCAACCGAAAGACAGACAGAATTGGCATACAATCTTTTACGATTACAATTGGGCTTAGGTTCCGACCAAAAAATCAAACTAGAAGATACACTCGAAGATCTTGTTGATAGATTTATAAACAATAACGAAAGTAAACAGGAGTTTAATCTCTCTGCCAATCTGGATTATAAATTGGTGGAGTTGCAAACTGAAATAGCTCAAAAAAATGTAAATATGCAGAGAGCTAATTTTCTTCCAACATTAGCAGCATTCTACTCCTATACCGAAAAAATCAAAAAGCCGGAGTTCGACATATCACCAAAAAATATTCTTGGAGTTACCTTAAATATTCCAATCTTTTCTGGCGGTCAGCGATATATGAAACTAAGCCAAGCCAAGGTTGATTTATATTCAGCTGAAAATACACTGACGCTATTGCAAGACCAACTAACAATACAAGAACGACAACTAAATTACACGTATCAAAACCTTTTAGAACAATACGAATACCAAAAAACAAACGTAGAGATAGCCAAAGAAGTGTTGGAAAACGTAACCCTAAAACACGAACAAGGAATGATATCAAGCCTTGAGCTTACAAACGCCAACAGCGAATATTTAAAAGCAGAAACTAGTTATACAGGAGTTTTGCTTGAGCTATTAAACGCCGAACTGGCATTACGAAAATTAAACAGTAACCTTTAA
- the hydE gene encoding [FeFe] hydrogenase H-cluster radical SAM maturase HydE, producing the protein MKVPTNTLLPVDELVRLLSLTGEDSNNIINYANEVKLNSIGNTVYFRGLIEFSNRCTKNCFYCGIRAGNSDLERYDLTDDDILDAARFAYDNRYGSIALQGGERSDPSFVKRIDILVKRIKQLSNNQLGITLSLGEQTKETYQRWFESGAHRYLLRIETSNRELYSKIHPQDRFHNFDNRLEALHRIKEVGYQTGTGVMIGLPYQTLTDLANDLVFMKTFDIHMVGMGPFIEHHSTPFHYVEGLMPLKERFELTLRMLALLRIMMPEINMVASTAMQAIDPMGREKALLAGANILMPNITPGMYRDSYKLYENKPSTNEDAEESLRYIESQVAKVGCKVGYDEWGDSKHFYALKGE; encoded by the coding sequence ATGAAAGTACCAACCAATACTTTATTACCTGTCGATGAGCTTGTTAGACTATTGTCGTTAACAGGAGAAGATTCCAATAACATAATTAATTATGCTAATGAGGTTAAACTCAATTCAATAGGCAACACAGTCTATTTTCGCGGATTAATAGAATTTTCAAATCGTTGCACAAAAAACTGCTTCTATTGCGGTATCAGGGCAGGCAATTCAGATTTAGAGAGATACGACCTAACAGATGATGATATTCTCGATGCTGCACGATTTGCATACGATAATCGTTACGGGTCAATTGCCCTGCAAGGAGGCGAGCGTTCAGACCCAAGCTTTGTTAAGCGTATAGATATATTGGTAAAAAGAATCAAACAACTCTCAAATAATCAGCTTGGTATAACACTCTCACTTGGCGAGCAAACTAAAGAGACCTACCAAAGATGGTTCGAGAGTGGTGCACACAGATATTTATTGAGAATTGAGACATCTAATCGTGAGTTGTATTCCAAAATACACCCTCAAGACCGTTTTCACAATTTCGACAACCGTTTGGAAGCTCTTCATAGAATTAAAGAGGTTGGTTATCAGACAGGTACAGGCGTTATGATAGGTCTCCCTTACCAAACCTTAACTGACTTGGCAAACGACCTTGTTTTTATGAAAACGTTTGATATTCACATGGTTGGCATGGGACCGTTTATTGAACATCATAGCACCCCGTTTCACTATGTCGAGGGGTTAATGCCACTAAAAGAGCGTTTTGAGTTGACTTTGAGAATGTTAGCACTGCTTCGTATAATGATGCCCGAAATCAATATGGTGGCTTCAACAGCTATGCAGGCAATTGACCCCATGGGGCGTGAGAAAGCGTTACTGGCAGGAGCAAACATTCTAATGCCAAATATAACACCGGGAATGTATCGCGACAGTTACAAGCTGTACGAGAATAAACCCAGTACAAACGAAGATGCCGAGGAGTCCTTACGCTATATCGAGAGCCAAGTAGCGAAAGTAGGTTGTAAAGTCGGATACGATGAATGGGGCGATTCGAAACATTTTTATGCTCTGAAAGGAGAGTGA
- a CDS encoding efflux RND transporter periplasmic adaptor subunit, producing MNIKYYLQVAALGLITLIVGCGQNTTSETETQETNKAVLVKTTVVKPEKISRTIDFTASLAPWEEVHIAPASPGRIEKINVDISDNVSEGQILAMMDRTNLEQAKINLTSIETDYNRVEELKKSGSIADQQYDQVKKGYQLAKTSYEFLLENTKIKAPFSGVVSGKYFEDGEIYTGAPSPLIGKPAIISLIQINQLKALVGVSANYFPVIKKGMKAIVECDIYPDVTFNAEVNKIYPTIDNATKTFTVELKINNSNLKLRPGMFSKIRLDVGVGDAILVPTIALVKQTGTNDMYLFVNRNNVAHRQLVKTGRMLDDKTEIVEGINVGDEIVTIGQNKLEHLSEIEIME from the coding sequence ATGAATATTAAGTATTATTTACAAGTTGCAGCGCTCGGTTTAATTACACTAATTGTAGGCTGTGGGCAAAACACAACATCAGAAACCGAAACTCAAGAAACTAACAAAGCTGTATTGGTTAAAACGACTGTTGTAAAACCCGAAAAAATATCGCGCACGATTGATTTTACAGCATCACTTGCCCCGTGGGAGGAGGTTCATATAGCACCTGCATCACCCGGAAGAATCGAGAAAATCAATGTTGATATTAGCGACAATGTTTCAGAAGGTCAGATTTTGGCTATGATGGACAGAACCAATTTGGAACAGGCAAAAATAAATTTAACAAGTATTGAAACCGACTATAATAGAGTCGAAGAGTTGAAAAAATCGGGAAGTATTGCAGATCAACAATACGATCAAGTAAAAAAGGGTTATCAACTTGCAAAAACAAGTTATGAGTTTTTACTTGAAAACACCAAAATAAAAGCTCCTTTCAGTGGAGTTGTTTCTGGCAAATATTTCGAAGATGGCGAAATATATACTGGTGCACCCTCGCCACTAATTGGCAAGCCTGCAATAATATCTTTGATTCAAATCAATCAGTTAAAAGCGCTTGTAGGAGTATCGGCAAACTATTTTCCAGTTATTAAAAAAGGAATGAAAGCTATAGTTGAATGTGATATCTACCCAGATGTTACCTTTAATGCCGAGGTTAATAAAATTTATCCAACCATTGATAATGCAACAAAAACATTTACTGTGGAACTTAAAATTAACAATAGCAATTTGAAACTTCGTCCGGGAATGTTCTCAAAAATCAGGTTAGACGTTGGCGTAGGCGATGCTATTTTAGTCCCCACAATTGCATTGGTTAAACAGACCGGAACAAATGACATGTATCTGTTTGTAAATCGCAATAACGTGGCTCACAGACAGTTAGTAAAAACAGGTCGTATGCTTGACGATAAAACCGAAATTGTTGAAGGGATAAATGTAGGTGACGAAATCGTAACAATCGGGCAAAACAAACTTGAACATCTGAGTGAAATTGAAATCATGGAATAG
- a CDS encoding response regulator transcription factor has translation MKVVIIEDETITAKDLATTLKLVDNKIKIVASLKSVKEAINYFENNSDTIDLIFSDIQLGDGLSFEIFKRVPVNAPIIFCTAYNEYSLNAFEVNSIHYMLKPFDKESVSEALRKYHEIKGYFSHDSSQYQAIIDLLNQKPQKQSILVYVKDKIVPVSISDVAVFYIDNEDTFLITLDNNKYTIKKSLDELEQIAGSGFYRANRQYLINRKAIKDTSQYFARKLAVNLNVPLDDKITISKNKVSEFLNWLTIS, from the coding sequence ATGAAAGTTGTAATCATAGAAGATGAAACAATTACTGCAAAAGATTTAGCCACAACACTGAAACTTGTTGACAACAAGATAAAGATTGTTGCTTCATTAAAATCTGTAAAAGAGGCTATAAACTATTTTGAAAATAATAGCGACACTATAGATTTGATTTTTAGCGATATACAGTTAGGTGACGGTCTTAGCTTTGAAATTTTCAAGCGAGTGCCTGTAAATGCGCCAATTATTTTCTGTACAGCTTATAACGAATATTCACTGAACGCTTTCGAAGTTAACAGTATTCACTATATGCTTAAACCATTTGATAAAGAGAGTGTTAGCGAAGCATTGCGTAAATATCATGAGATTAAAGGTTACTTTTCGCACGATTCGTCACAATATCAAGCTATCATAGACTTGTTAAACCAAAAGCCCCAAAAACAGTCTATATTAGTTTACGTAAAGGATAAGATTGTTCCTGTAAGTATTAGCGATGTGGCAGTATTTTATATAGATAACGAGGATACTTTTCTAATAACTCTCGATAACAACAAATACACCATAAAAAAATCGTTGGACGAATTGGAACAAATAGCAGGCAGCGGATTTTATAGAGCAAATCGACAATATCTGATTAATCGTAAAGCTATTAAAGATACTTCACAATATTTTGCACGCAAATTGGCAGTAAATTTGAATGTTCCTTTAGACGACAAAATTACGATTAGCAAAAACAAAGTATCCGAGTTTTTAAATTGGCTTACAATATCTTGA